AAATGGAAGTTTACAGATGAGTACCGAAATATTCTGGGATACGATTGCAGACGTGTAAACGGAGTAATGCAAGACTCCGTCTATATTGTAGCCTTTTATACCCCTCAGATTCCTGTACCAGGAGGCCCGGAGTTAATAAATGGTCTGCCGGGAATGATACTTGGAGTGGCTATTCCGTCCTATAACCTAAATTATTTTGCAACTAAAGTAGAATTAAGTCAGGTGGCCGTGCCTGCTAACGTAACAAAAAATAAAAAAGCTGTTCCTCAGACAAAGGCTGAGATTTCGAAGAAATTAAAGGAACTGATGAAATGGATGGGAAACAAAGATTTGCAACGGCTTTTCTTGTAGCATCGATGGAGCTTTTCAGGACCTCTCTTAGCATAAGGGGATACCCCCTTGTGCTAAGAGATAAAACCTTTTACATATTGTTGTGTCACCTCATGTTTTGGATGCAGAAGTACCTGCTCTGTTTTTCCGAATTCCAGAATTTCTCCATTATATACGAATGCGATATAATCTGATACACGTCTGGCCTGTCTGAGAATGTGCGTTACAAGTACGATGGTGTAATCTTTTTTCAGATCGATCAGTAAGTTTTCAATAGTCTGTGTAGATACAGGGTCCAGAGCAGATGTGGATTCATCTCCCAGAATAATTTCGGGCTCTACTGCCAAACCCCGTGCGAGGCAAAGGCGTTGTTGCTGACCAATAGATAGCCGTGTTGCTGATTGATCCAGCCGGTCTTTCACTTCTTCCCAGAGCCCGACATTACGTAATTGTGTTTCTACGATAAGTTTTAATTTTTTACGGTCTCTGGTTCCGTGTATACGTGGTCCGTAAGCAATATTGTCAAAAATAGACATCGGCAAGGGGAAAGGTCTTTGCGAGAGCAATCCCATTTTTTTCCGAATGTGTGTTACTTCAGCTCCTTTGGCATAGATATCTTCCCCATTGACCAGTACTGATCCGGTGATATCTACACCTTCAATATCATCCAGTAGTCTGTTCAATGTCTTCAAAAGAGTGGTTTTACCACATCCGGAAGGTCCTATAATCGAAGTGACGGAATTATTAGGCAAAGCCAGATTGATATTCTTCAGAATATGATTGCCCTCTATGTACACATTGAGGTCTTTGATTTCCAGATGGGGACGGCTCAAGGTTGTTATATTTTGTGTTTCTTCTGTTTCGATTGAAGGATATGAGTGCATAACACGATAATTAAGATGATCAATGATAAAATAAGCGCCGAAGCATATGCCCGTCCCTGTACTTCAGGAATAGGACTGCTCAATTGAAAAAATATAGCTAACGGAAGCGTTGCCGCAGGTTCGTCAATGTATTTGGGTAAATTGTCACTAAAACCTGTTGTTAACAGCACACCAGCCACATCGCCGATGGAGCGTCCGAAAGCCAGTAAAATAGCGGTCAGTATACCAGGTCTGATGTAACGGATAAATATCTTTGCTACTTCCCATCGGGTCGTACCCAGAGATAAAGTAACATGTTTCAGGTCACCGGGAATTGTTTTAATAAGCTCATCCACAGTGCGGACAACGATAGGAATGGTTAATAGTGTAATGGTGATAATTCCTCCCAGAAGAGAAGCACGGATACCCAACCATACCATCAGACTAAAGGCTACCGCACCGTAAACAATAGACGGGATCCCAAACAATACATCAAACAGCAATTTGGATAATTGTGCCAGCTTTGATCCGTTACGTACATATATATTCAGATAAATGGCAATAGGGATACCGATAAGGGTAGACAGCAACGTCGCTGCACCAGCCAGATAAAGAGAGCCCAGTATGGCATTCAGAATCCCGCCTTCCTTTCCAATATAAAAACCTCCCTTTGGTACCTGTGTAATCATATCCCAGGAGATATAAGGTAAGCCTTTGTATAATATTGTCCCCAGGATAAAGAATAAAGAACCTGTTACAGCCATCCCGGACAGACGCATAAGGGTCTTTGCTAACTGCTCTTTGAATAATCTGGTTTTTACATTAGCCATTGTATTTTCCCTCCAGTTTGTTGAGGATCAACCTTGATATCAGATTGAATCCAAAAATAATTACGAATAATAATAAAGCCGCAAACATAAGAGCGGAATCATATAGCGGAATGGACATCATCTCCCCAAAGTTATTAGCGATTAGCGCAGGAATAGGATATCCGGCGTCAAATACAGAAGTCGGTATTTTGGGGACATTCCCGCAAACCATAAGTACAGCTATTGTTTCACCGAATGCTCTGGAGATGGCCAGTACTGTTGCGGCAAAAATACCGGGTTTGGCTTTTATTAATACCACCTTTTGTATCGTTTCCCATTTTGTTGCACCTAAAGACATGGATGCAGATTTCAACTCATAAGGTATAGTCTGCAGAACCTCCACCATTATACTGATCA
The Sphingobacterium spiritivorum genome window above contains:
- a CDS encoding PstA family ABC transporter permease; the protein is MANVKTRLFKEQLAKTLMRLSGMAVTGSLFFILGTILYKGLPYISWDMITQVPKGGFYIGKEGGILNAILGSLYLAGAATLLSTLIGIPIAIYLNIYVRNGSKLAQLSKLLFDVLFGIPSIVYGAVAFSLMVWLGIRASLLGGIITITLLTIPIVVRTVDELIKTIPGDLKHVTLSLGTTRWEVAKIFIRYIRPGILTAILLAFGRSIGDVAGVLLTTGFSDNLPKYIDEPAATLPLAIFFQLSSPIPEVQGRAYASALILSLIILIIVLCTHILQSKQKKHKI
- a CDS encoding phosphate ABC transporter ATP-binding protein is translated as MHSYPSIETEETQNITTLSRPHLEIKDLNVYIEGNHILKNINLALPNNSVTSIIGPSGCGKTTLLKTLNRLLDDIEGVDITGSVLVNGEDIYAKGAEVTHIRKKMGLLSQRPFPLPMSIFDNIAYGPRIHGTRDRKKLKLIVETQLRNVGLWEEVKDRLDQSATRLSIGQQQRLCLARGLAVEPEIILGDESTSALDPVSTQTIENLLIDLKKDYTIVLVTHILRQARRVSDYIAFVYNGEILEFGKTEQVLLHPKHEVTQQYVKGFIS